The sequence CAATATTTTTCCAGTCTACTTTTCCGTTGAATTTTTTAGGTCTACCGCGTTTTCCTGTTTTTGGTCCTTCAAATAAATACCTTGCATTCATATCACCTCTAAATCGACTAAGTACAGTAAAGCCAGCCTCATCTAATGGTCGAACAAACTTTTCTTTTGCAAAATAAGCATCAGCTACAACATACTTAGAATGCGTCAATAATTGCTCTTTATGTGTAAGCAAAGTGGATGCATAATGGTCAACTAAACTCATGCCTTTCTCCTTTAATTCTGTAATTGAAGGCGTTTGGATTGCATCATAATGAAAGGCATTACGACTTTCTACATCAACAATTCCAATACCTGATAAATCCAATCCTTTTTGAGCTTTACCAGCACATCCGGACCAATATTTCCCTAAACCATAGGTTTTCTTACCACTTTTACTGAGGTAAACAGGATCGAAAGCTATTATTTTTTCATCACCACAATGTTCATTGATCAAATGATGATTAAATTCTGAAAAAGAAAAACCTGATTCGAAATTATTTCGGTAAGTTTTTTCACTATATGAACCATACCTTGATAACTGAAGAAAATTAATTTTCCCCTTGATACTCAAGAAGAGTATAAAACATTCTGTTAAAAAGTTGACTTTACTTTTTCTTAAGTCAGACATTTTTGATAATATTGGTCCTATGAAAGCTCTGCTTTCCATAATTAGCTGTTTTTTGTTGGTAGGACTTCAAAAATACAGCTTTTTATGTTTTATAGGGATTTTGAAAAAATTACCGAAGTATTGTTATTAAAAACACTTAATATACAGTATATCTTATTCTCTATTTGGGAAATTAACCTTCTTTGTCAATTTACTATTTAGTGTATTATGGTTATCCCTTAAGAAAGGTGGTACTAAAAATTTCATGTACTGTAGTCTAATAGTATAAACCATGAGCATTAATTCTGAACATCATTAAGTCGACTTTTTTTTCTTGTATTTTCATTCATCTCTTACGATCTATTTAGGTTTTATTTAATAACAATGTACAGTTTTTTTAATTATTGCCAATTTAAATGCTAAACTACGAGCGTGAAAACATTGGGCAACCATGAAGTTTTAGCTATTGTGTGTATCCAAAATAGGCACAGTCTTATTTTAAAGATAAAATTATCTTCTAGAGGGTGCAAGTCCCTTATATGCGGGATTGTATATATTAATCGAAAACTACACCACTTATTACTTCAAAAGTGCAGCACTTTCAAACCAAAAATAATGGCTTTTATTCAGTATTTGCAAGTAAATTTTCTTTTGTTTTTTTCATTCTGTAGGATTCTCCATTCATGTTGATATAAATTGATTGGTGATTTAACCTGTCTACCATTGCAGCCGTTAATACTTTATCATGAAAAATTTCAGTCCATCTATCGAAGCCTAAATTTGTAGTAATGATGGTTGATTTATTATCTGTTCTGATAGAAAGTAATGAAAATAACATTTCTGCCGAAGCCTTATCGAAGGAGATATATCCAAATTCATCACAGATGACAAGGTCATATTTTTCGAATCTATTTTCAAAAACTGTTTGACTTCTACTTTCTTTAGCTTCTCTGAGCTGAGTGACTAATCTTGGCACAGAAGTGAAAAGAACAGAGTAGCCTTCCATGCATGCTTTTACGCCTAACCCTATTGCCATATGCGTCTTTCCAGTACCAGGATTACCCGCTAAAATTACATTCTGCTTTTCTTCTAAAAAAGAAAGTTCATTTAACAAGGGTAATTTGGCTTGAGCATCTTGGGGTAAGTCATTTAGCACAAGATCATGGAGGTATTTCATGGAAGGAAAATGAGCTCTTTTGAGTCGTTCCTTATGTCTTCTTTCAATTCGATGATGATACTCTAACTCTAACAGCTCTAATAAAAAATCTTCGTATGTTTTATTTTCAATAATAGCTTGCTTCGCTATTTTCGAAAACTCTTTATTGATAATAGACAACCGTAAATCTTTAGTCAGTAATGCGATACGGTCTTTGTGATGTATTGATTTCATCTTTTTATTTTAGTTTTGTAATGAAGAAGTATTCATTTGAGAATGTGCTAATAATAGCCGTTCACTATACTGTTCTATTTCATCCTCTTTAGAAGTGACAGCAGATGGGGTTTCTGCACTATAAAGCATTTGTAAAAGAGCATAATCGATTTTACTTTGAGGTGCTTTCTGCTGGTAAAACTCTATTTTCTCTTCCAACTCTTTAATGCTAATCTTCTCTGTACGCATCCATTGGAGTACTTGTATGTATTCCTTTTCATTTCCTTTAAAAAACTGATGATAAAGTGTTTTAAAACCTGTTTGTACTTGTTGTAATGCACTTGAGTGAGCCAAAGCCCCTGGTTTTTTAGAGAAGGTATTCAAGTAGTCATAAATATCAATATACCATTGATTTTTAGTGTGATGCCTCATTTTAGTGACAATGATTTGCTCTTTGTCATCTAAAACATGAAATCTTGACGTTTCTATTTTTAAAGTGACGTACTTTCTTTTTAGCTTTTCGGGAATGGAATAATGATTACTATCCAAATAAACACAATGGTATTTATTGATCGCTAACTTCTTTAAAATAGCAGTTTGGTAAGCTGTTACAGGAACTGATCGCATATAGTTTAGTTCTTCTTTTAAGAGAACTTCTGCTACTTCTTTTTGTGCTTTAGGGGGCTTATTATTAAGTAGAATAAGTTGTTGTTCTAAATGGAGATTCGCCTTCTCTAAATCATCAAATTTTGTTGACAGACTAAACGATTTTCTACGGATATACTCAACACTACGTTCTACATTTCCTTTTTCATTACCACTATAAGCATTACAAAAGCGATATTGAAA is a genomic window of Flammeovirga pectinis containing:
- the istB gene encoding IS21-like element helper ATPase IstB gives rise to the protein MKSIHHKDRIALLTKDLRLSIINKEFSKIAKQAIIENKTYEDFLLELLELEYHHRIERRHKERLKRAHFPSMKYLHDLVLNDLPQDAQAKLPLLNELSFLEEKQNVILAGNPGTGKTHMAIGLGVKACMEGYSVLFTSVPRLVTQLREAKESRSQTVFENRFEKYDLVICDEFGYISFDKASAEMLFSLLSIRTDNKSTIITTNLGFDRWTEIFHDKVLTAAMVDRLNHQSIYINMNGESYRMKKTKENLLANTE
- a CDS encoding transposase — protein: MESRAFIGPILSKMSDLRKSKVNFLTECFILFLSIKGKINFLQLSRYGSYSEKTYRNNFESGFSFSEFNHHLINEHCGDEKIIAFDPVYLSKSGKKTYGLGKYWSGCAGKAQKGLDLSGIGIVDVESRNAFHYDAIQTPSITELKEKGMSLVDHYASTLLTHKEQLLTHSKYVVADAYFAKEKFVRPLDEAGFTVLSRFRGDMNARYLFEGPKTGKRGRPKKFNGKVDWKNIDLDIFQLEDDTDLYYLYSAKIYSVALKREVMIALVQFKNQKLKQKIFFSTDLNQEAFQIFNYYRLRFHIEFLFRDAKQHTSLTGCQGISKNKIHFHTNMALTSVSIAKAFHWINQEKKERGPFSMANIKTLYFNELILKKIFSVFRIDVDVEKNKQQFEMIRKLGQIAA
- the istA gene encoding IS21 family transposase; protein product: MNKKAAVIVGYYTNGKSKRSLARELGLNFRTVKKYIDEHEVLQQSGTNILSAPQYREITSRPKKRLTVEVVEDIADCLNRNKENRQKGRSKQLMNKHDIYEYLQQKGHLIGYTTVCNYVRKQEQSNHQKIYLKQSYQAGENIEFDWGEVRLELGGQERRLQMAVFTNKYSNYRWAYLFYRQDMQSFLESHNLFLYHIGGVPKEIVYDNMRVAVKKYSYNPKEKIATDELLKLSAYYQFQYRFCNAYSGNEKGNVERSVEYIRRKSFSLSTKFDDLEKANLHLEQQLILLNNKPPKAQKEVAEVLLKEELNYMRSVPVTAYQTAILKKLAINKYHCVYLDSNHYSIPEKLKRKYVTLKIETSRFHVLDDKEQIIVTKMRHHTKNQWYIDIYDYLNTFSKKPGALAHSSALQQVQTGFKTLYHQFFKGNEKEYIQVLQWMRTEKISIKELEEKIEFYQQKAPQSKIDYALLQMLYSAETPSAVTSKEDEIEQYSERLLLAHSQMNTSSLQN